The following are from one region of the Hymenobacter sp. YIM 151858-1 genome:
- a CDS encoding AsmA family protein — protein MRKFFLGLLIFLVVLVAALALAPVLFKDKLKAALDKQLAQKLAARVEYQPENVSVSLLRTFPDMALSVEQLRIIGQDSFARDTLAYLPRLDIGLDLMSVIGGDQIKINQVNVEQPDINVHVLKSGRANWDIVIPDSALAEQGKDTAAVKLTIKGWKIADGRLRYLDESLPFAMQLRGIDHSGSGDFAENVFDMKSQTTAEALTMSYDGTTYLEQKQLTADVTMGMDLGRMLFTFKDNQVRLNDFPFSFQGAIGLPNETDITYDLTFKALETDFKNILSLVPGTFTKDFDKIETTGKVAFDGYFKGVQNDVRMPGYGVNLQVTNGMFHYPELPEAARNINVDMQLDNPSGFTNNLKVNVKRFHLDLGKNPVDGNVTIDGLEPMKVDGRVKANIDLAEATKVYPVPDMVLRGLLFVDATAKGTYSKTQMPVTQAALRLSNGYVKAKQFPAPIQNLTLNGTVVNTTGQVNDTRIDIPQFRMLLDGEPLEGRLAAQNIDKPVFDANVRGVVDLTKLTKIFPLEGMTVTGRLNGNVAAKGSMADIEAERYQNIVASGTVQAQNVTYKSTDLPQGLRISQATATFNNANIVLQNMTGFVGSSDIVASGTISNYMGYLFTPGQPLRGNLTVNSRRFNVNEWMVDEVSGKPTAPATAAAKGQAAPAAAQGVLEIPKFFDLKLNANVGQVVYDNLKLDNVKGTVAVNDETVNLNGLTFNTLGGAFATTGSYSSKNLQHPRFSLGLNIKNLDFQNAFRAFNSVKVLLPLASQVEGVFSTNFNVSGEMGQDMMPVYSTLTGKGLFEVVRAAVGSSPALAKVSNLTQLQELKRFVVENKDVAAEMLNGNFIVKPFDFTVGQIKTTVGGSSNVAGNLEYVMALDVPTGKIGNQLNAKLTQLTGVQDIKGTERVTMGLRIGGTMANPEVRLTTAGAKAQAKDLAKNLVQSVVQSKVDDAKLKLAAKAQVAQDSARRELERKQLELQAKAQQEVEKKRLEAEAKLKAKATQGLDNLLNRRKKPAQPTQPAPTAPTEAAPPTEAPQPAPTKTDTTTAGRN, from the coding sequence ATGCGTAAATTTTTTCTGGGCTTGCTGATTTTCTTGGTGGTGCTGGTAGCCGCCCTTGCGCTGGCGCCGGTGCTGTTCAAGGATAAGCTAAAAGCCGCCCTCGACAAACAACTCGCCCAAAAGCTTGCGGCGCGGGTAGAGTACCAGCCCGAAAACGTGAGCGTGAGCCTGTTGCGCACTTTCCCCGACATGGCACTGAGCGTGGAGCAGCTGCGCATCATCGGGCAGGACTCGTTTGCGCGCGACACCTTGGCTTACCTGCCGCGCCTCGACATTGGGCTCGATCTGATGAGCGTAATCGGCGGCGACCAGATCAAGATCAACCAGGTGAACGTAGAGCAGCCCGACATCAACGTGCACGTGCTGAAAAGCGGCCGCGCCAACTGGGATATCGTTATTCCGGACTCGGCCTTGGCCGAGCAGGGCAAGGATACGGCCGCCGTTAAGCTCACGATTAAGGGCTGGAAAATTGCCGACGGCCGCCTGCGCTACCTCGACGAGAGCCTGCCGTTTGCCATGCAGCTGCGCGGCATCGACCACTCGGGCTCGGGCGATTTTGCCGAGAACGTGTTCGATATGAAGTCGCAAACCACGGCCGAGGCCCTGACGATGAGCTACGACGGCACCACGTACCTGGAGCAAAAGCAGCTCACGGCCGACGTAACCATGGGCATGGACCTAGGCCGCATGCTGTTCACCTTCAAGGACAACCAGGTGCGGCTCAACGACTTCCCGTTCAGCTTTCAGGGTGCTATTGGCTTGCCCAACGAAACCGACATCACCTACGACCTCACCTTTAAGGCGCTCGAAACCGACTTTAAGAACATCCTGAGCCTGGTGCCGGGCACCTTCACGAAGGATTTTGACAAGATCGAAACCACCGGTAAGGTGGCCTTTGATGGCTACTTCAAAGGCGTGCAGAACGATGTACGCATGCCTGGTTACGGCGTGAACCTGCAGGTAACAAACGGCATGTTCCACTACCCCGAGTTGCCCGAAGCTGCCCGCAACATCAACGTCGATATGCAGCTGGATAACCCCTCGGGCTTCACCAACAACCTGAAGGTGAACGTGAAACGCTTCCACCTCGACCTAGGTAAGAACCCCGTCGACGGCAACGTGACCATTGACGGCCTGGAGCCCATGAAGGTGGATGGCCGCGTGAAAGCCAACATCGATCTGGCCGAAGCCACCAAGGTGTACCCCGTGCCCGATATGGTGCTGCGCGGGTTGCTGTTTGTGGATGCTACGGCCAAGGGTACCTACTCCAAAACCCAGATGCCGGTAACGCAGGCCGCCCTGCGCCTCAGCAATGGCTACGTGAAGGCCAAGCAATTTCCGGCCCCCATCCAGAACCTGACGCTGAACGGCACCGTGGTGAACACTACCGGCCAGGTAAACGACACCCGCATCGACATTCCGCAGTTCCGGATGCTGCTCGATGGCGAACCGCTGGAGGGCCGCCTAGCCGCCCAGAACATCGATAAGCCCGTGTTCGACGCCAACGTACGCGGCGTGGTCGACCTGACGAAGCTCACCAAAATCTTTCCGCTCGAGGGCATGACGGTTACGGGCCGCCTCAACGGCAACGTGGCCGCCAAAGGCAGTATGGCCGATATCGAGGCCGAACGCTACCAGAACATTGTGGCCTCGGGCACGGTGCAGGCCCAAAACGTAACCTACAAGAGCACCGATTTGCCGCAGGGCCTGCGCATTAGTCAAGCCACGGCCACGTTCAACAACGCCAACATTGTGCTGCAGAACATGACGGGCTTCGTCGGCTCGTCGGACATTGTGGCCTCGGGTACCATCAGCAACTACATGGGCTACCTGTTCACGCCCGGTCAGCCGCTGCGCGGCAACCTCACCGTGAACTCGCGCCGCTTCAACGTGAACGAGTGGATGGTGGATGAGGTAAGCGGCAAGCCTACCGCCCCGGCTACGGCGGCCGCCAAAGGCCAGGCGGCGCCGGCTGCGGCCCAGGGCGTGCTCGAAATTCCGAAGTTCTTCGATCTGAAGCTGAATGCCAACGTGGGCCAGGTGGTATACGACAACCTGAAGCTCGACAACGTGAAGGGCACCGTGGCCGTGAACGACGAAACGGTAAACCTGAACGGGCTAACCTTCAACACCCTGGGTGGGGCGTTTGCCACCACCGGCAGCTACAGCAGCAAAAACCTGCAGCACCCGCGCTTTTCGCTGGGCCTGAACATCAAGAACCTCGATTTTCAGAACGCCTTCCGGGCCTTCAACTCCGTGAAGGTGCTGCTGCCGCTGGCCTCGCAGGTAGAGGGCGTCTTCTCCACCAACTTCAACGTGAGCGGCGAAATGGGCCAGGATATGATGCCCGTGTACAGCACGCTCACCGGCAAAGGCTTGTTTGAGGTGGTGCGCGCCGCCGTGGGCAGCTCGCCGGCGCTGGCCAAAGTCAGCAACCTCACGCAGCTGCAGGAGCTGAAGCGCTTTGTGGTGGAAAACAAAGACGTGGCCGCTGAAATGCTCAACGGCAACTTCATCGTGAAGCCGTTTGATTTCACGGTTGGCCAGATCAAGACTACCGTGGGCGGATCCTCGAACGTGGCGGGCAACCTCGAGTACGTAATGGCGCTGGATGTGCCCACCGGCAAAATCGGCAACCAACTGAACGCCAAGCTTACGCAGCTCACGGGCGTGCAGGACATCAAAGGCACCGAGCGCGTAACCATGGGCCTGCGCATTGGCGGCACCATGGCTAACCCCGAGGTGCGCCTGACCACTGCCGGCGCCAAAGCTCAGGCCAAAGACCTGGCCAAGAACCTGGTGCAAAGCGTGGTGCAGAGCAAGGTAGACGATGCCAAGCTGAAGCTGGCCGCCAAGGCCCAGGTAGCCCAGGACAGCGCCCGCCGCGAGCTGGAGCGCAAGCAGCTGGAGCTGCAGGCCAAAGCACAGCAAGAGGTGGAGAAGAAACGCCTCGAAGCCGAAGCCAAGCTGAAAGCCAAAGCCACCCAAGGCCTCGACAACCTGCTGAACCGCCGCAAGAAGCCGGCACAGCCCACCCAGCCGGCGCCTACCGCGCCCACTGAGGCGGCGCCGCCCACCGAAGCGCCGCAACCTGCTCCCACCAAAACCGATACCACCACCGCGGGGCGCAACTAA
- a CDS encoding PorP/SprF family type IX secretion system membrane protein has product MALAVAGALGAAHVAQAQDVYYSQPYATRLHLNPAFTGLLDDFSATLAYRNQYPTLIGTLQSSQLAADYRFRDQRSALGLLVNADRGGGLNLTRLEAGFTYAYRTRLAQDVYASAGAHAAYGSQRIDYGNLIFGDQLDADGNATGPTAEPVELYDPKRYLTLGVGGLLYTSQAWLGVAAHHLNQPLIGYASDAKLHMRLAAHGGYKYYFVRRNVKQKYREVSLSPTAAYTYQGGSQRAEVGLYGTTTPLTLGVLWRGAVPGPGKAQQSLVTLVGLAWNGFRFGYSYDVSLSRFSREVGGAHELTLCLEKIDLIEAAKRRLRRKNYASPPCPSF; this is encoded by the coding sequence GTGGCATTGGCAGTGGCAGGCGCCCTAGGTGCCGCGCACGTGGCGCAAGCCCAGGACGTGTACTACTCGCAACCCTACGCCACGCGGCTGCACCTGAACCCGGCGTTTACGGGTTTGCTCGATGATTTCAGCGCCACGCTGGCCTACCGCAACCAGTACCCCACGCTCATCGGCACGCTGCAAAGCAGCCAGCTCGCCGCCGATTACCGCTTCCGCGACCAGCGCAGCGCCTTGGGTTTGCTGGTGAACGCCGACAGGGGAGGGGGGCTGAACTTAACGCGGCTGGAGGCGGGCTTTACCTACGCCTACCGTACGCGCCTGGCCCAGGACGTGTACGCCAGCGCCGGGGCCCATGCCGCCTACGGTTCGCAGCGCATCGACTACGGCAACCTGATTTTCGGCGACCAGCTCGATGCCGACGGCAACGCCACCGGCCCCACAGCCGAGCCCGTGGAGCTGTACGACCCCAAACGGTACCTGACCCTAGGTGTGGGCGGCCTGCTTTACACCAGCCAGGCATGGCTGGGCGTGGCGGCCCACCACCTCAACCAGCCGCTTATCGGCTATGCCTCAGATGCTAAGCTACACATGCGCTTAGCAGCCCACGGCGGATACAAATACTATTTCGTGCGCCGCAACGTTAAGCAGAAGTACCGCGAGGTCAGCCTTTCGCCTACGGCCGCCTACACCTACCAGGGCGGTTCGCAGCGCGCCGAAGTTGGCCTGTACGGTACCACCACGCCGCTTACCCTGGGGGTGCTGTGGCGGGGTGCGGTGCCCGGCCCCGGCAAGGCACAGCAGAGCTTGGTAACACTTGTTGGCTTGGCATGGAACGGCTTTCGGTTCGGTTACAGTTACGACGTGAGCCTCAGCCGTTTCAGCCGCGAAGTAGGCGGCGCGCACGAGCTCACATTGTGTTTAGAAAAGATTGACTTGATTGAAGCCGCGAAGCGTCGGCTCAGGCGCAAAAATTACGCCTCTCCCCCTTGTCCGAGCTTCTGA
- a CDS encoding SUMF1/EgtB/PvdO family nonheme iron enzyme produces MNFSKYLRLAVVGACALSACKSGPPSAQKPGKYSSTTGIEYNTEEGMKVADYQGIPEGPGLVFIEGGRTVLGSGEEDVAMTHDNLERTVTVASFYMDEAEVANIHWLEYLHYVRKDSSEEVYQKALPDTTVWARDLSFNDPYVDYYLRYPGFRYFPVVGVSWLQANDYCTWRTAKVNENLAGISDEGSEEAPKKKKGGLFGKKNKGGDAAADGAEGTTDEDGKVKISIENGNTLPNYRLPTEAEWEYAAQAMIGTQETGNENQENKRVYPWDGRQMRNPYGKKMGQFLANFKRGRGDYAGIAGSLNDGAMITEYIYNYPPNDYGLYNMAGNVNEWVQDVYRPLSFEDMEDLNPFRRNGVLDESEKYDKKGYQSLIDDHVRVYKGGSWKDVAYWLSPGTRRFMAEDSATASIGFRCAMINPGSNK; encoded by the coding sequence ATGAATTTTTCCAAGTACCTGCGTTTAGCTGTCGTTGGCGCGTGCGCCCTGTCGGCTTGCAAAAGCGGTCCGCCTTCGGCTCAGAAGCCCGGTAAGTACTCGTCCACCACGGGCATTGAGTACAACACCGAGGAGGGCATGAAGGTAGCTGACTATCAAGGCATCCCCGAGGGCCCCGGCCTGGTGTTCATCGAAGGCGGCCGTACGGTTCTGGGTTCGGGCGAGGAAGACGTGGCCATGACCCACGACAACCTCGAGCGCACCGTAACCGTGGCCTCGTTCTACATGGACGAAGCCGAAGTAGCCAACATCCACTGGCTCGAATACCTGCACTACGTTCGCAAAGACTCGTCGGAGGAGGTTTACCAGAAGGCGCTGCCCGACACCACCGTGTGGGCCCGCGACCTGTCGTTTAACGACCCCTACGTTGACTACTACCTGCGTTACCCCGGCTTCCGCTACTTCCCGGTAGTGGGCGTAAGCTGGCTGCAGGCCAACGACTACTGCACCTGGCGTACGGCTAAGGTGAACGAAAACCTGGCCGGCATTTCCGACGAGGGCAGCGAAGAAGCTCCCAAGAAAAAGAAAGGCGGCCTGTTCGGTAAGAAGAACAAAGGCGGCGATGCTGCTGCCGACGGCGCCGAAGGCACCACCGACGAGGATGGCAAGGTGAAAATCTCGATCGAGAACGGTAACACGCTCCCGAACTACCGCCTGCCCACCGAAGCCGAATGGGAATACGCTGCTCAGGCTATGATCGGCACCCAGGAAACCGGCAATGAAAACCAGGAGAACAAGCGCGTTTACCCCTGGGATGGTCGCCAGATGCGTAACCCCTACGGCAAGAAGATGGGCCAGTTCCTGGCTAACTTCAAGCGTGGCCGCGGTGACTATGCTGGTATTGCCGGTTCGCTCAACGACGGCGCTATGATCACGGAGTACATCTACAACTACCCGCCCAACGACTACGGCCTGTACAACATGGCTGGCAACGTGAACGAGTGGGTACAGGACGTGTACCGCCCGCTGTCGTTCGAAGACATGGAAGACCTGAACCCCTTCCGTCGTAATGGCGTGCTCGACGAATCGGAGAAGTACGACAAGAAAGGCTACCAGTCGCTGATCGACGACCACGTGCGCGTGTACAAAGGCGGCTCGTGGAAGGACGTAGCTTACTGGCTCTCGCCCGGTACGCGTCGCTTCATGGCCGAAGACTCGGCTACGGCCAGCATCGGCTTCCGCTGCGCCATGATCAACCCTGGCTCGAACAAGTAA